The Coleofasciculaceae cyanobacterium genome has a segment encoding these proteins:
- a CDS encoding ABC transporter permease, with protein sequence MAERMSRSKALQSYILIRLLLAPLMLLTIATIVFLLLRATPGDPADAILGTRAPEAAKAALRSQLGLTNPLWQQYLDYLKDLLNFNLGSSLTSRGLSVWEVIKEYFPATVELSFCSMIVAVVVGVFVGIVSASSANNFLDAGGRLFGIITYSLPLFWVGMVLQLIFAVNLGWFPLGTRFPVSAATPPNITGLYIIDSLIAGDLGMLLNTLHYLALPSLTLGLLLSGIFERIVRVNLKQTLQADYVEAARARGIAERTIVMNHALKNALIPVITVLGLTFAALLGGAVLTEVTFSWPGLGNRLYEAISLRDYPTVQGVMVFFGIIVVIASIAIDIINAYIDPRIRY encoded by the coding sequence ATGGCTGAACGGATGTCTCGCTCTAAAGCTCTGCAATCTTATATTTTGATTCGCTTGCTTCTTGCCCCTTTGATGTTGCTAACGATTGCTACCATAGTATTCTTGCTTTTGAGGGCGACCCCTGGCGACCCAGCTGATGCAATTTTAGGTACTCGCGCTCCAGAAGCAGCTAAAGCAGCATTGCGATCGCAACTAGGATTAACTAATCCTTTATGGCAACAATACTTAGACTATCTTAAAGACCTGCTTAATTTCAATTTAGGTAGCTCCCTAACCAGTCGTGGTTTGTCGGTTTGGGAGGTAATTAAAGAATATTTTCCCGCCACCGTGGAGCTTTCTTTCTGCAGCATGATTGTGGCAGTAGTAGTAGGTGTTTTCGTTGGCATAGTTTCTGCTTCTTCTGCCAATAATTTCCTTGATGCTGGAGGGCGATTATTTGGCATTATTACCTACTCTCTACCTTTATTTTGGGTGGGCATGGTATTGCAGTTAATCTTTGCAGTTAATTTAGGCTGGTTTCCTTTAGGTACTCGGTTTCCTGTTAGTGCAGCCACTCCGCCTAATATCACAGGACTATACATAATTGATAGTTTAATTGCTGGAGATCTAGGAATGTTGCTGAATACACTGCATTACTTGGCATTACCTAGCCTAACTTTGGGTTTACTCTTAAGCGGTATTTTTGAACGTATTGTGCGGGTGAATCTCAAGCAAACTCTACAGGCTGATTATGTAGAAGCAGCTAGAGCCAGAGGAATTGCTGAAAGAACAATTGTGATGAACCACGCCCTAAAAAATGCCTTGATTCCAGTGATTACAGTTTTAGGCTTGACCTTTGCTGCTTTGCTTGGTGGTGCAGTATTGACCGAGGTAACTTTTTCCTGGCCAGGATTAGGTAACAGGCTGTATGAGGCAATATCTCTGCGAGACTATCCTACTGTCCAGGGAGTAATGGTGTTTTTCGGTATTATTGTCGTGATTGCCAGTATTGCGATCGACATTATTAATGCTTATATCGATCCGAGAATTAGATATTAG
- the purC gene encoding phosphoribosylaminoimidazolesuccinocarboxamide synthase produces MLQSKKLYEGKAKILYTTADSEILLTVYKDDATAFNAQKRGKIQGKGAINCQITAALFEWLESKNIPTHCLDCPEPNQMRVKAVTIVPVEVVVRNIAAGSLCRQTGLPEGQVLSSPLVEYYYKSDELGDPLLTRDRIFLLNLVAPQRLTEIDNMARKINQNLQTFFDKCNITLVDFKLEFGIDAQENLLLADEISPDTCRLWDKSESDPQSRIMDKDRFRKDLGQVEAAYQKVQQRILAQLKK; encoded by the coding sequence ATGTTACAGTCAAAAAAACTTTACGAAGGCAAGGCAAAAATTCTTTATACTACAGCAGACTCAGAGATCTTGCTTACCGTATATAAAGATGATGCTACTGCTTTTAACGCTCAGAAGCGGGGAAAAATCCAGGGTAAAGGAGCAATCAATTGCCAGATTACTGCTGCTCTGTTTGAATGGTTGGAATCGAAGAATATTCCCACTCACTGTCTAGATTGTCCTGAACCTAACCAAATGCGAGTTAAAGCGGTTACTATAGTCCCTGTAGAAGTAGTAGTCAGAAATATTGCCGCAGGAAGTCTTTGCCGTCAAACAGGACTGCCAGAAGGTCAAGTATTATCTTCACCTTTAGTGGAGTATTACTATAAAAGCGATGAATTAGGCGATCCCTTACTCACTCGCGATCGCATCTTTTTATTGAATTTAGTTGCCCCGCAAAGACTGACAGAAATTGATAATATGGCACGTAAAATAAATCAAAATCTCCAAACTTTTTTTGATAAATGTAATATTACTCTGGTAGACTTCAAATTAGAATTTGGCATTGATGCTCAAGAAAATTTACTTCTAGCAGATGAAATTAGTCCTGATACCTGTCGCCTTTGGGATAAAAGCGAAAGCGATCCCCAATCTAGAATAATGGATAAAGATCGTTTTCGTAAAGATTTAGGTCAAGTAGAAGCAGCATATCAAAAAGTTCAACAGCGAATTTTGGCACAGTTAAAAAAGTAA